Proteins from a genomic interval of Gammaproteobacteria bacterium:
- the priA gene encoding primosomal protein N': protein MPSRVEVALPLPVDQTFTYALAADGLRPAPGTRVLVPFHRAKRVGWVVGPGRPGSGKLRLRRISKILEEEPSLPPGLLELARWMAAYYIAPLGLVLRAALPSLLCGTGRGPGTMARTRKVAHIARWLESLAERDDAFARAPRQKAAYEFLERAAGSMALASLLDQGIGRGVVKALEKKGIVEVRDQEVVRDPFASTGPEPPPDLTPNPAQAAALRRLLSALDAPAPRPVLLHGVTASGKTLVYIEFLKEVVDARARSAIVLVPEISLTPQTVTRFRAHFGDRVAVLHSGLSDGERYDAWRQLRSGVRRIAIGARSAIFAPVPHLGAIIVDEEHEGSYKQSDAPRYHARDVAIMRARQDGALCLLGSATPSLESWSNQIGGKFELLRLPERATGGSLPPVRVVDLREPPSASASNPRNGGRPARASTTGRTVLSPELTGAIGLRLERGEQSILLLNRRGYSNFFQCRECGEVPVCADCSVSLTFHRATGRLLCHHCRYEERVPDRCRRCESRALSRRGLGTEQVERVVTESFPRARVARMDVDTTARKWAHSEILGRVGRGEVDILLGTQMIAKGLDYPRVTLVGVVDADVGLHLPDFRASERTFQLLSQVAGRAGRGTLGGDVVIQTRMPGHYAIRTAREHDYEAFAERELTERTGPGYPPHARLVNVIVTSPDPDTAATAAEEAATWVERRLRGTRVELTGPAPAPIERLQSRWRWHFLLRSPSARALGTLTRAFSTGFRPPSDARVLIDRDPMALL from the coding sequence GTGCCGTCCCGCGTCGAAGTCGCGCTCCCGCTTCCCGTCGACCAGACCTTTACTTACGCCCTGGCTGCGGACGGGCTCCGGCCGGCGCCGGGCACCCGCGTGCTGGTGCCCTTCCACAGGGCCAAGCGGGTCGGATGGGTGGTCGGTCCGGGACGCCCCGGGTCCGGGAAGCTGCGCCTGCGCCGCATCTCGAAAATTCTCGAAGAGGAGCCGTCGCTGCCGCCGGGGCTCCTCGAGCTCGCCCGCTGGATGGCCGCGTACTACATCGCTCCCCTGGGGCTTGTCCTGCGAGCGGCCCTCCCCTCGCTGCTCTGTGGGACGGGCCGGGGGCCGGGGACGATGGCGCGCACCCGGAAGGTCGCGCACATCGCGCGCTGGCTGGAGTCGCTCGCCGAGCGGGACGACGCTTTCGCGCGCGCCCCGCGCCAGAAGGCCGCCTACGAGTTTCTGGAGCGCGCCGCCGGATCGATGGCGCTCGCCTCGCTCCTCGACCAGGGCATCGGCCGGGGCGTGGTGAAGGCTCTGGAGAAGAAGGGCATCGTCGAGGTCCGCGACCAGGAGGTCGTACGCGACCCGTTCGCGTCCACCGGTCCGGAGCCGCCTCCCGACCTGACGCCCAATCCCGCCCAGGCGGCCGCGCTGAGGCGGCTCCTGTCCGCGCTGGACGCTCCGGCGCCGCGACCCGTCCTGCTCCACGGCGTCACCGCGTCCGGCAAGACCCTGGTCTACATCGAGTTCCTGAAGGAGGTCGTGGACGCGCGCGCCCGGTCGGCCATCGTGCTCGTGCCGGAGATCTCGCTCACGCCCCAGACCGTGACCCGCTTTCGCGCGCACTTCGGCGACCGCGTCGCGGTGCTTCATTCGGGGCTCTCCGACGGGGAGCGCTACGACGCCTGGCGACAACTGCGCTCGGGGGTCCGTCGCATCGCCATCGGCGCCCGCTCGGCCATCTTCGCGCCCGTCCCCCACCTGGGCGCCATCATCGTGGATGAGGAGCACGAAGGCAGCTACAAGCAGTCCGACGCCCCCAGGTACCATGCCCGCGACGTGGCCATCATGCGTGCCCGCCAGGATGGCGCGTTGTGCCTGCTGGGCAGCGCGACCCCGTCGCTCGAGAGCTGGTCGAACCAGATCGGCGGCAAGTTCGAGCTGCTGCGGCTTCCCGAGCGTGCCACCGGGGGCTCGCTGCCCCCCGTGCGCGTCGTGGATCTTCGCGAACCCCCTTCCGCATCCGCCTCGAACCCGCGCAACGGCGGCCGGCCCGCGCGCGCCTCGACCACCGGGCGCACCGTGCTCTCGCCCGAGCTGACCGGCGCCATCGGCCTCCGCCTGGAACGCGGCGAGCAGTCAATTCTGCTGCTCAACCGCCGCGGGTACTCGAACTTCTTCCAGTGCCGGGAATGCGGGGAGGTGCCGGTATGCGCGGACTGCTCGGTCTCGCTCACCTTCCACCGCGCCACCGGGCGGCTGCTTTGCCATCACTGCCGCTACGAGGAGCGCGTGCCCGACCGCTGCCGCCGCTGCGAATCCCGCGCGCTCTCACGCCGGGGCCTCGGCACCGAGCAGGTGGAGCGCGTCGTAACCGAGTCCTTCCCCCGGGCCCGGGTCGCGCGCATGGACGTGGACACGACCGCGCGCAAGTGGGCGCACAGCGAGATCCTGGGGCGCGTGGGCCGCGGCGAGGTCGACATCCTGCTCGGGACGCAGATGATCGCCAAGGGCCTCGACTACCCGCGTGTGACGCTGGTCGGGGTGGTGGATGCCGATGTCGGCCTGCACCTGCCGGACTTCCGCGCCAGCGAGCGGACCTTCCAGCTGCTGAGCCAGGTTGCGGGCCGGGCGGGGCGGGGCACCCTGGGCGGCGATGTCGTGATCCAGACCCGCATGCCCGGCCACTATGCCATCAGGACGGCGCGCGAACACGACTACGAAGCGTTCGCCGAGCGCGAGCTGACCGAACGCACGGGACCCGGCTATCCGCCGCACGCGCGCCTGGTCAACGTGATCGTGACCAGCCCCGATCCCGACACCGCCGCGACCGCGGCCGAGGAGGCGGCCACCTGGGTGGAGCGCCGGCTGCGCGGCACACGGGTCGAACTCACCGGCCCGGCTCCCGCGCCCATCGAGCGCCTGCAGAGCCGGTGGCGCTGGCACTTCCTGCTGCGCAGCCCGTCCGCGCGCGCCCTGGGAACGCTCACCCGAGCCTTCTCGACGGGCTTCCGTCCCCCCTCCGACGCGCGGGTTCTGATCGACCGCGATCCGATGGCGCTGTTGTAG
- a CDS encoding M24 family metallopeptidase: protein MADSPLLTREGVEQVQAALADMRLHGWLLFEFHGQNPIAASMVGLGWNTRRSFTLVPDRGDPVALIHAIEGSSWRHWPWRKRVYSSWREMESALADLVRGRPRLAIETSPGSAIPYLDRVPGGMMELLRAVGVDAVSSGDLVSLFHSRWTAGQLATHRHSATVTARVAREAFERAAAAVEAGEPTTEGALSDWIRARLGAGGLTEEVDCIVAIGPRAADPHYAPVGQGEPIRRGDLLLIDLWGKPTAEDIPADQTWMGYLGARLPRRTRKIWEAVRDARDAAIEFLRERTAAGDEVCGYEVDDVCRQLIRTRGYGRHFVHRTGHSIDVDLHGSGPNIDNLETRDTRLLLPGIGFSIEPGIYVPDDIGVRSEVDVHLGEDGPEVTTPDPQEEVFLLLDR from the coding sequence TTGGCCGACAGCCCCCTTCTGACCCGCGAGGGCGTCGAACAGGTGCAGGCGGCGCTCGCCGACATGAGGCTGCACGGCTGGCTGCTCTTCGAGTTCCACGGCCAGAACCCCATCGCGGCCTCCATGGTCGGCCTTGGCTGGAACACGCGCCGCTCCTTCACGCTCGTCCCCGACCGCGGCGATCCGGTGGCGCTGATTCACGCCATCGAGGGCTCGTCGTGGCGGCACTGGCCCTGGCGCAAGCGCGTCTATTCGTCGTGGCGCGAGATGGAGTCGGCGCTCGCCGATCTGGTGCGCGGCCGCCCGCGGCTCGCCATCGAAACCTCCCCGGGCTCGGCCATCCCGTACCTGGACCGGGTCCCCGGGGGGATGATGGAGCTGCTTCGGGCCGTGGGTGTGGATGCGGTAAGCTCGGGCGATCTGGTGTCGCTCTTTCATTCGCGATGGACGGCCGGGCAGCTGGCCACCCACCGCCACTCCGCCACGGTGACGGCCCGCGTCGCGCGCGAGGCTTTCGAGCGCGCCGCCGCCGCCGTGGAGGCCGGGGAGCCCACCACCGAGGGCGCGCTCTCGGACTGGATCCGCGCCCGCCTGGGCGCCGGCGGCCTCACCGAGGAGGTCGACTGCATCGTCGCCATCGGCCCGCGCGCCGCCGACCCCCACTACGCGCCCGTGGGCCAGGGCGAGCCGATCCGGCGTGGCGATCTCCTGCTCATCGACCTGTGGGGCAAGCCGACGGCCGAAGACATCCCCGCCGACCAGACCTGGATGGGCTACCTGGGCGCCAGGCTCCCGCGCCGCACGCGCAAGATCTGGGAGGCGGTGCGCGATGCCCGCGACGCCGCGATCGAGTTTCTGCGCGAACGCACGGCCGCGGGCGACGAGGTGTGCGGCTACGAGGTGGACGACGTCTGCCGCCAGCTCATCCGCACACGCGGATACGGGCGCCATTTCGTACACCGCACCGGGCACTCCATCGACGTCGATCTCCACGGCAGCGGCCCCAACATCGACAATCTGGAGACGCGCGACACCCGCCTGCTGCTCCCGGGGATCGGCTTCTCCATTGAACCGGGCATCTACGTGCCCGACGACATCGGTGTGCGCAGCGAAGTGGACGTTCATCTCGGCGAGGATGGACCCGAGGTGACCACGCCCGATCCCCAGGAGGAGGTCTTCCTCCTGCTCGACCGCTGA
- a CDS encoding histone deacetylase has translation MADGPPTAFYLHPDAPLHDTGWGHPEHQGRLRALASTVGRSLLTLHDRVEQRDARPATEEELLRVHTRDHVERVRRAVARSREEGLVRLDPDTVVSPASWGAATGSAGAAIAAAEAVATGMARAAFVASRPPGHHATADRAMGFCLFNHVAVAARHLQARGLAERVLIVDWDVHHGNGTQDIFYEDATVFYLSLHQSPHYPGTGAFHERGSGAGLGATLNLPLRAGTARATWCEVFDEALAKVMAGFVPDFVLISSGFDAMAGDPLGGMLLEPEDFHHMTRRVMDLAAEHAGGRVVALLEGGYDPVRTGDGAVAVIQGLAGLEMR, from the coding sequence ATGGCTGACGGTCCACCCACCGCCTTCTACCTGCATCCCGACGCCCCTCTGCACGACACCGGGTGGGGCCACCCCGAGCATCAGGGCCGCCTGCGCGCCCTGGCGTCGACGGTGGGCCGCAGCCTGCTCACCCTCCACGACCGGGTGGAACAGCGCGACGCGCGCCCTGCCACCGAGGAGGAGCTGCTCCGCGTGCACACCCGCGACCACGTGGAACGGGTCCGGCGGGCGGTGGCGCGCTCGCGCGAGGAGGGGCTGGTGCGGCTGGACCCGGACACGGTGGTCTCGCCCGCCTCATGGGGTGCGGCGACCGGGAGTGCAGGCGCGGCGATCGCGGCGGCCGAGGCGGTCGCCACCGGCATGGCCCGGGCCGCCTTCGTGGCCAGCCGCCCGCCCGGCCATCACGCCACCGCGGACCGCGCCATGGGCTTCTGCCTGTTCAACCACGTGGCCGTCGCGGCCCGCCACCTGCAGGCCCGCGGGCTGGCCGAGCGGGTGCTGATCGTCGACTGGGACGTCCACCACGGCAACGGCACCCAGGACATCTTCTACGAGGACGCGACGGTCTTCTACCTGTCGCTGCACCAGTCTCCCCACTACCCGGGCACGGGCGCCTTCCACGAGCGGGGCAGCGGGGCCGGCCTGGGCGCCACGCTCAACCTGCCCCTCCGCGCAGGCACCGCCCGGGCGACCTGGTGCGAGGTGTTCGACGAGGCGCTGGCGAAGGTCATGGCCGGCTTCGTGCCCGACTTCGTCCTGATCTCGTCTGGCTTTGACGCCATGGCCGGCGATCCGCTGGGCGGCATGCTGCTCGAGCCCGAGGATTTCCACCATATGACGCGGCGGGTCATGGATCTGGCCGCCGAGCACGCCGGCGGCCGGGTCGTGGCGCTGCTCGAGGGAGGCTACGACCCGGTACGCACGGGAGATGGGGCGGTCGCGGTTATTCAGGGGTTGGCGGGCCTGGAAATGCGATGA
- the carB gene encoding carbamoyl-phosphate synthase large subunit, protein MPKRTDLENILILGSGPIVIGQACEFDYSGTQAVRALREEGYRVVLVNSNPATIMTDPELADRTYIEPLTAEWVERVIERERPDALLPTMGGQTAINIAMELEQAGVLERYGVELIGANARSISMCEDREEFTLAMRRIGLEVPAGGVAGSMEQARALVAGTGYPAIIRPGFTLGGTGGGIAYNAEEFDDLVRRGLDASPITQVLIDRSVIGWKEYELEVVRDASDNVIVVCSIENFDPMGIHTGDSITVAPAQTLADVEYQTMRDAAIAVIREIGVEAGGCNIQFAVNPEDGELLVVEMNPRVSRSSALASKATGFPIARVGAKLAVGFVLSELPNDITRTTPASFEPVLDYVVTKFPRFAFEKFPETDGVLGVQMQAVGETMAIGRTFLASWQKGLRGLEVGRAGWTAGKSLADDGLESDDRASLLAALRIPTAERPFQLRRALEAVLRGGEGAATEPPLTLGDVHRATGIDPWFLDQLMQVIEDEQEYASVTRVTPAHLRAMKRDGFSDRQLAALRGETEAQVRARRHALGIRPTYNVVDTCAGEFPAATPYYYSSYEDEDESDPTDRDKVLILGSGPNRIGQGIEFDYCCVQAVLALREAGYETIMVNSNPETVSTDFDVSDKLYFEPLTLEDVLEIVEREKPIGVVVQLGGQTPLSLAKGLAEAGAPILGTPVDAIDRAEDRERFERLCRRIGAAVPPNGVAISVEEAVEVGRRVGYPVLVRPSYVLGGRAMHIVYDEASLCSYFVRAMEAAPEHPVLIDRFLEDAFEADVDALSDGTDVVIGGIMQHIEEAGIHSGDSACVLPPYLLTGAELEEMRELTRRFALELGVIGVMNVQYAIRDGRVYVLEVNPRASRTVPFVGKATGVPLARLAARVMAGERLADLNVPGEPSVPGVAVKEAVFPFNRFDVDVLLGPEMRSTGEVMGFDDSFGMAFAKAQTSAGNHLPEGGGTVIITVNDSDKPTVTPLARRFHDLGFRILATAGTCAYLNRLGVPAERIFKVNEGRPDIVDMIVSGRAQLLVNTPLGKKSQYDDFRMRRAAITNGVPYLTTMSAMTAACDAVIALRSRAPEVRSLQDRLAPSGNGNGPAAPPAASADLVAAGQDAAG, encoded by the coding sequence GTGCCTAAGCGGACCGACCTCGAAAACATCCTCATCCTGGGATCCGGGCCGATCGTCATCGGCCAGGCCTGCGAATTCGACTACTCCGGGACGCAGGCGGTCCGCGCGCTGAGGGAAGAGGGCTACCGGGTCGTGCTGGTCAACTCCAATCCGGCGACCATCATGACCGACCCGGAGCTGGCCGACCGCACCTACATCGAGCCCCTCACCGCCGAGTGGGTGGAGCGGGTCATCGAGCGCGAGCGCCCCGACGCGCTGCTCCCCACCATGGGCGGCCAGACCGCGATCAATATCGCGATGGAACTGGAGCAGGCGGGCGTGCTCGAGCGCTACGGCGTCGAGCTGATCGGCGCCAACGCCCGCTCCATCTCCATGTGCGAGGACCGCGAGGAGTTCACGCTGGCCATGCGCCGCATCGGGCTGGAGGTGCCCGCGGGCGGAGTGGCCGGTTCCATGGAGCAGGCGCGCGCCCTGGTGGCCGGGACCGGCTATCCGGCGATCATCCGTCCCGGCTTCACCCTGGGCGGCACCGGCGGCGGCATCGCCTACAACGCCGAGGAGTTCGACGACCTGGTGCGACGGGGGCTGGACGCCTCGCCCATCACCCAGGTCCTCATCGACCGCAGCGTGATCGGGTGGAAGGAGTACGAGCTGGAGGTGGTGCGCGACGCCTCCGACAACGTGATCGTGGTGTGCTCGATCGAGAACTTCGATCCGATGGGAATCCACACCGGCGACTCGATCACGGTGGCTCCCGCCCAGACTCTCGCCGACGTGGAATACCAGACGATGCGCGACGCCGCCATCGCCGTCATCCGCGAAATCGGCGTCGAGGCCGGGGGCTGCAACATTCAGTTCGCGGTGAATCCGGAGGATGGCGAACTGCTCGTGGTGGAGATGAATCCGCGGGTCTCGCGCTCCTCCGCGCTCGCCTCCAAGGCCACCGGTTTTCCCATCGCGCGCGTGGGCGCCAAGCTCGCGGTGGGCTTCGTGCTCTCGGAGCTTCCCAACGACATCACCCGCACCACGCCCGCCTCCTTCGAGCCGGTGCTCGACTACGTGGTGACCAAGTTCCCCCGCTTCGCCTTCGAGAAGTTTCCGGAGACGGACGGCGTGCTCGGGGTGCAGATGCAGGCCGTCGGCGAAACCATGGCCATCGGGCGCACCTTCCTGGCGTCGTGGCAGAAGGGGCTGCGGGGGCTGGAGGTCGGGCGTGCCGGATGGACCGCGGGCAAGTCTCTGGCCGACGACGGGCTGGAGAGCGACGACCGCGCGAGCCTGCTGGCGGCGCTGCGCATCCCCACGGCGGAGCGTCCGTTCCAGTTGAGGCGTGCGCTCGAAGCGGTGCTGCGGGGCGGGGAAGGGGCCGCAACCGAGCCGCCCCTGACCCTTGGCGATGTCCATCGCGCCACCGGCATCGACCCCTGGTTCCTCGACCAGTTGATGCAGGTGATCGAAGACGAGCAGGAATACGCGAGCGTCACCCGGGTGACGCCGGCCCATCTGCGGGCGATGAAGCGGGACGGCTTCTCGGACCGGCAGCTGGCCGCCCTTCGCGGCGAGACCGAGGCGCAGGTGCGGGCGCGCCGGCACGCCCTGGGCATTCGGCCGACCTACAACGTGGTGGACACCTGCGCGGGCGAGTTCCCGGCCGCGACGCCCTACTACTACTCGTCGTACGAGGACGAGGACGAGTCCGACCCGACGGATCGCGACAAGGTCCTCATCCTCGGGAGCGGCCCGAACCGCATCGGCCAGGGGATCGAGTTCGACTACTGCTGCGTCCAGGCGGTGCTCGCGCTGCGCGAGGCCGGCTACGAGACCATCATGGTCAACTCCAACCCGGAAACCGTCTCCACCGACTTCGACGTCTCCGACAAGCTCTACTTCGAGCCGCTGACGCTGGAGGACGTGCTGGAGATCGTCGAGCGCGAGAAGCCGATCGGCGTCGTGGTGCAGTTGGGCGGCCAGACCCCGCTCTCGCTGGCGAAGGGACTGGCCGAGGCGGGCGCCCCCATCCTGGGCACGCCGGTCGACGCCATCGACCGGGCCGAGGACCGCGAGCGCTTCGAGCGCCTGTGCCGCCGGATCGGCGCGGCCGTGCCGCCCAACGGGGTGGCCATCAGCGTCGAGGAGGCGGTGGAGGTCGGGCGCCGGGTGGGCTACCCGGTGCTGGTGCGGCCGAGCTACGTCCTTGGCGGACGGGCGATGCACATCGTGTACGACGAAGCCTCGCTCTGCAGCTACTTCGTCCGGGCGATGGAGGCGGCGCCGGAGCACCCGGTTCTGATCGACCGTTTCCTGGAGGACGCCTTCGAGGCGGACGTGGACGCGCTTTCGGACGGCACCGACGTCGTGATCGGCGGCATCATGCAGCACATCGAGGAAGCCGGCATCCACTCCGGGGATTCCGCCTGCGTGCTGCCCCCGTACCTGCTGACAGGCGCCGAGCTCGAGGAGATGCGCGAGCTCACCCGGCGCTTCGCGCTGGAGCTGGGCGTGATCGGGGTCATGAACGTGCAGTACGCCATCCGCGACGGGCGGGTCTACGTGCTGGAGGTGAACCCGCGCGCTTCGCGCACGGTGCCGTTCGTGGGGAAGGCCACCGGGGTCCCGCTGGCGCGCCTGGCTGCGCGCGTGATGGCGGGCGAGCGGCTCGCCGACCTGAACGTGCCCGGAGAGCCTTCGGTTCCCGGGGTGGCGGTGAAGGAGGCCGTGTTCCCCTTCAACCGCTTCGACGTCGATGTCCTGCTCGGGCCGGAGATGCGCTCGACCGGAGAGGTGATGGGCTTCGACGACTCGTTCGGGATGGCCTTCGCCAAGGCGCAGACCTCTGCCGGCAACCATCTGCCCGAGGGCGGCGGCACGGTGATCATCACCGTCAACGACTCCGACAAGCCGACCGTGACCCCGCTTGCTCGCCGCTTCCACGACCTGGGATTCCGCATCCTGGCCACCGCGGGCACCTGCGCGTACCTGAACCGGCTGGGCGTGCCCGCCGAGCGGATCTTCAAGGTGAACGAAGGCCGCCCCGACATCGTGGACATGATCGTGAGCGGCAGGGCCCAGTTGCTGGTGAACACCCCCCTGGGCAAGAAGTCGCAGTACGACGACTTCAGGATGCGGCGGGCCGCCATCACCAACGGCGTTCCGTACCTCACCACCATGTCGGCGATGACCGCGGCGTGCGATGCCGTGATCGCGCTGCGGTCGCGCGCACCGGAGGTGAGGAGCCTGCAGGACCGCCTGGCGCCATCCGGCAACGGCAACGGGCCAGCGGCGCCGCCCGCCGCGTCCGCCGACCTGGTCGCGGCCGGTCAGGACGCGGCCGGCTGA